A stretch of the Streptosporangium sp. NBC_01755 genome encodes the following:
- a CDS encoding ABC transporter permease: MRGRFPAVVRRRPQVAVAGALAVLLAVAVAAVLSPWLVPGATDQDLLLGITGPAPGHPLGTDDLGRDVLELLVAGARTAVPGALCVAAGSMLIGNLIGLPAGYFGGWADALAMRWADLMFSLPALLVAIVVAGVLGGGYGLAVAVLVVLFAPTDTRVVRGAVLEQRHRPYVEAALLKNLSAWRIMTRQIWPNIASVTLANGFLNFAYALVSLASLSFLGLGVPAGSPDWGRTLADNRAQLLVNPWAVVAPGLAIILTAAALNIVGDWLHERVDRRGRAR; this comes from the coding sequence GTGAGAGGCCGTTTTCCGGCGGTCGTGCGGCGCCGTCCCCAGGTGGCCGTGGCCGGCGCGCTGGCCGTCCTGCTCGCCGTGGCCGTGGCCGCGGTGCTCTCGCCCTGGCTGGTGCCCGGCGCGACCGACCAGGACCTCCTGCTCGGCATCACCGGCCCCGCGCCAGGTCATCCGCTCGGCACCGACGACCTTGGCCGCGACGTGCTGGAACTGCTCGTCGCGGGAGCCCGTACGGCCGTTCCCGGCGCGCTGTGCGTCGCCGCCGGGTCGATGCTGATCGGCAACCTCATCGGGCTGCCCGCCGGATACTTCGGCGGCTGGGCCGACGCGCTGGCCATGCGCTGGGCGGACCTGATGTTCTCCCTGCCCGCCCTGCTGGTGGCGATCGTCGTCGCCGGGGTACTGGGCGGAGGGTACGGCCTGGCGGTCGCCGTGCTCGTCGTGCTGTTCGCCCCCACCGACACGAGGGTGGTGCGCGGAGCCGTGCTCGAACAGCGGCACCGCCCCTATGTCGAGGCGGCACTTCTCAAGAACCTCTCCGCGTGGCGGATCATGACGAGGCAGATCTGGCCCAACATCGCCTCGGTCACGCTGGCCAACGGGTTTCTCAACTTCGCCTACGCCCTGGTGTCCCTGGCCTCGCTGTCCTTCCTCGGCCTGGGGGTGCCCGCGGGCTCGCCCGACTGGGGGCGCACCCTGGCGGACAACCGGGCCCAACTGCTCGTCAACCCCTGGGCAGTGGTCGCACCCGGCCTCGCCATCATCCTCACGGCCGCCGCGCTGAACATCGTCGGTGACTGGCTCCACGAACGCGTCGATCGCCGGGGAAGGGCACGTTGA
- a CDS encoding ABC transporter permease — protein sequence MAGRDRGLFLLRRFAGTVVVVALLSVGMFGLLYLAPGSVQQTLLGTRPATPETIAAIQARYHLDEPLPAQYLRWLGGVLHGDLGTSVRTGMPVADMIGQRLPLTLALVGYGALLALLVGVPLGVVGALRRGRAADRLVVTAGVVGLSAPPFAVGLLLLVVFAAGLGWFPVYGTGEGLVGQVWHLTLPAVALAVGAVGMFVRFSRAALIRELDQDYVVFARARGLGGAAVLGYALRNSLVPILTAAGLIVTGMLAGTVLVEVTFALPGLGSLLVDSVTFKDVPAVQALGLLFTLLIVAVNLLVDIGYSVADPRVRFGGRTS from the coding sequence ATGGCGGGGCGTGACCGGGGTCTCTTCCTGCTGCGCAGGTTCGCGGGCACCGTCGTCGTCGTCGCGCTGCTGTCGGTCGGCATGTTCGGCCTGCTCTACCTCGCCCCCGGCTCGGTCCAGCAGACCCTGCTGGGCACCCGCCCCGCCACCCCGGAGACCATCGCGGCGATCCAGGCCCGCTACCACCTCGACGAGCCGCTGCCCGCGCAGTACCTGCGCTGGCTCGGCGGCGTCCTCCACGGTGACCTCGGGACCTCGGTCAGGACCGGGATGCCGGTCGCCGACATGATCGGTCAGCGGCTGCCGCTCACCCTGGCGCTCGTCGGGTACGGCGCGCTGCTCGCCCTGCTGGTGGGGGTTCCGCTGGGCGTGGTCGGGGCGCTGCGGCGGGGCCGGGCCGCCGATCGCCTCGTCGTCACCGCCGGTGTGGTGGGGTTGAGCGCCCCGCCCTTCGCGGTCGGGCTGCTGCTGCTCGTGGTGTTCGCCGCGGGGCTCGGCTGGTTTCCCGTGTACGGGACGGGCGAGGGCCTGGTCGGCCAGGTGTGGCACCTCACGCTGCCCGCGGTCGCGCTGGCCGTCGGCGCCGTGGGCATGTTCGTCCGCTTCAGCAGGGCGGCGCTCATCCGCGAGCTCGACCAGGACTACGTGGTCTTCGCCCGCGCGCGTGGTCTGGGCGGCGCGGCCGTCCTCGGATACGCGCTGCGCAACTCGCTGGTCCCCATCCTCACCGCGGCCGGGCTCATCGTGACCGGCATGCTGGCCGGGACCGTGCTGGTCGAGGTGACGTTCGCGCTTCCCGGTCTCGGCTCGCTGCTCGTCGACTCGGTCACCTTCAAGGACGTCCCGGCCGTCCAGGCGCTCGGGCTGCTGTTCACCCTGCTCATCGTCGCAGTCAACCTGCTGGTGGACATCGGCTATTCGGTGGCCGACCCCCGGGTCCGGTTCGGCGGGAGGACATCGTGA